The Rhinoderma darwinii isolate aRhiDar2 chromosome 8, aRhiDar2.hap1, whole genome shotgun sequence genome has a window encoding:
- the LOC142658577 gene encoding uncharacterized protein LOC142658577 — MSPIASCEKTSVQRFTPDLLSPHSLQMGISKGLGSLRMYLSTEEGVSFQTDNEMFLCSCCNGEIYHMHAREMKDLTSKFQISLLPNGKILLQDFRDMYVSWMKFEGIVYLEIEKSIPDALCEFEVFHDGEKVLFKTSNGLYVCRSFRYHGDVIEAGRSTMEDCCRLRTGMGDLYAPSFDISNVELNDISKLICRPYVLKKETFVNKTDMTQSHGFSLSWETRTIDTTHWETTWGLNSTHSAPFSIHGIQATITYNGTFQKVASTHRPIVEKRSITVNVPQHSKVTVQLVVSKMENASIPFTAFIRKTKVIGETVDLEEKGVWKGLVYDNVTLETKQEPEGEFENTCRAL; from the exons ATGAGTCCTATCGCAAGTTGTGAGAAAACATCTGTTCAACGATTTACGCCA GATTTGCTCAGTCCGCACAGTCTCCAGATG gGTATTTCCAAAGGCCTTGGATCGCTCCGTATGTATTTGTCCACAGAAGAAGGAGTCTCCTTCCAGACCGACAATGAGATGTTCCTGTGCTCATGTTGTAACGGCGAAATCTACCATATGCATGCCCGAGAGATGAAGGACCTTACCAGCAAGTTTCAAATCTCCTTGCTCCCAAACGGCAAGATTCTGCTGCAGGACTTTCGAGACATGTACGTCAGTTGGATGAAATTTGAAGGAATCGTCTATTTGGAGATCGAAAAGAGCATCCCCGATGCGCTTTGTGAGTTTGAAGTGTTCCATGATGGGGAGAAGGTTCTGTTTAAAACCTCCAATGGCCTGTACGTATGCAGGAGTTTTCGATATCATGGAGACGTCATTGAAGCTGGGCGTTCCACCATGGAAGACTGCTGCCGGTTACGTACTGGAATGGGAGACTTGTATGCCCCTTCTTTTGATATTTCAAATGTTGAGTTGAATGACATCTCCAAGCTCATCTGTCGTCCATATGTGCTGAAGAAAGAGACCTTTGTCAACAAGACTGATATGACCCAGAGCCATGGTTTCAGTCTTAGTTGGGAGACCCGAACCATAGATACTACTCATTGGGAAACAACTTGGGGCCTGAACTCCACCCATTCTGCTCCATTTTCCATCCACGGCATTCAAGCAACCATAACCTATAATGGTACTTTCCAGAAGGTCGCATCGACCCACAGGCCAATAGTGGAAAAGCGAAGCATCACAGTCAACGTCCCACAGCACAGTAAAGTCACGGTCCAGttagtggtttccaaaatggagaaTGCGTCCATCCCTTTCACTGCCTTTATCCGCAAGACCAAAGTGATTGGAGAAACCGTTGACCTGGAAGAAAAGGGGGTGTGGAAGGGACTTGTGTATGATAATGTAACGCTGGAGACCAAGCAGGAACCCGAAGGGGAGTTTGAAAATACATGCCGAGCACTTTAA